One region of Candidatus Cetobacterium colombiensis genomic DNA includes:
- the aroC gene encoding chorismate synthase, giving the protein MNSFGSLFRVHIYGESHGSGIGVLIDGVPAGIKLTIDDFLLDLSKRKPGSLGTTPRKESDLPKFVSGIFNEFTTGSPINIFFENNNTDSKVYSDFKSHPRPGHADFAATQKYSGFNDIRGGGHFSGRLTLALVAAGVVAKKILKNTSFVSQIEKIGVLNKEEFHDNLNEYLSKVQTSGDSLGGTISLRVKNIPIGLGEPFFNSVESTISSIVFSIPGVKGIEFGSGFEGVELLGSKFNDCFIDKNGRTASNNNGGINGGISNGNDIFLKIAVKPTSSIFKSQDTFNFKDNCVQPLTINGRHDVAFVLRVPIVLENSVAIALADLYLQNKKIHF; this is encoded by the coding sequence ATGAATAGTTTTGGTTCTCTTTTTAGAGTTCATATTTACGGAGAATCTCACGGTTCTGGTATAGGAGTTTTAATCGATGGTGTGCCTGCTGGTATCAAACTTACTATTGATGATTTTCTTTTAGATCTTTCTAAAAGAAAGCCTGGAAGTTTAGGAACTACCCCTAGAAAAGAAAGTGACTTACCTAAATTTGTTTCAGGTATTTTTAATGAATTTACAACTGGTTCACCAATAAATATTTTTTTCGAAAATAATAATACTGACTCTAAGGTTTATTCTGATTTTAAATCTCATCCTAGACCTGGACATGCAGATTTTGCCGCTACTCAAAAATATTCTGGTTTTAATGATATCAGAGGTGGAGGTCATTTTTCTGGAAGATTAACACTAGCTCTTGTTGCAGCTGGAGTTGTTGCAAAAAAAATATTAAAAAATACTTCTTTTGTTAGTCAAATAGAAAAAATTGGAGTTTTAAACAAAGAAGAGTTTCATGACAACTTAAATGAATATCTTTCTAAAGTCCAAACTTCAGGTGATTCTTTAGGAGGAACAATCTCCTTAAGAGTTAAAAATATTCCTATTGGTTTAGGAGAACCTTTTTTTAACTCTGTTGAATCTACTATTTCATCAATTGTTTTCTCTATTCCTGGAGTAAAAGGAATAGAGTTTGGTAGTGGTTTTGAAGGTGTTGAACTTTTAGGAAGTAAATTTAATGATTGTTTTATTGACAAAAATGGAAGAACAGCGTCTAATAACAATGGTGGAATAAATGGTGGAATATCTAATGGAAATGACATTTTCTTAAAAATTGCTGTTAAACCCACATCTAGTATTTTTAAATCTCAAGATACTTTTAACTTTAAAGATAATTGTGTTCAGCCGCTAACAATTAATGGTAGACATGATGTTGCTTTTGTTCTTAGAGTTCCTATTGTTTTAGAAAATTCAGTAGCTATTGCTCTTGCAGATTTATATTTACAAAATAAAAAAATACACTTTTAA
- a CDS encoding deoxycytidylate deaminase, whose translation MGIAILSAKRSKDPGTQVGACIVTPDKRIVGVGYNGFPSGCSDDEFPWDRDGDFLNSKYAYVCHAELNAILNSTKSLKGCSIYVDLFPCNECAKSIIQSGITEVVYLSDKYNNTESNIASKKLLNAANIKLRKLDPAFDELILNFRKNG comes from the coding sequence ATGGGAATTGCTATTCTTTCTGCTAAGCGTAGTAAGGACCCAGGAACACAAGTCGGTGCATGTATAGTTACTCCTGACAAAAGAATTGTAGGAGTCGGTTACAATGGTTTTCCTTCAGGATGTTCTGATGATGAGTTTCCTTGGGATAGAGATGGAGATTTTTTAAATAGTAAATATGCATATGTTTGTCATGCCGAATTAAATGCTATCTTAAATAGCACTAAATCTCTTAAAGGATGTAGCATTTACGTTGATTTATTTCCGTGTAATGAATGTGCTAAGAGCATTATACAAAGTGGAATAACTGAAGTTGTATATCTTTCAGATAAGTACAATAATACTGAATCGAATATTGCTTCTAAAAAACTTTTAAATGCTGCTAACATAAAGTTAAGAAAATTAGATCCTGCTTTTGATGAACTTATTTTAAACTTTAGAAAAAATGGTTAG
- the trhA gene encoding PAQR family membrane homeostasis protein TrhA: MNNTLTRLEEWINSMTHYFGAILALIGTGALLVHSLKTNNIGYVIGSMVFCFSLILLYTMSGTYHILYVGKVKKLFKILDHSAIYILISGSYTPYLLGVFDGTTKWVLFFIQWGMTLLGIIFKIFFVGKFNFLSTLIYLFMGWMVVFVFKDLEALASPLSLKLLIWGGISYSVGTIFYLMKNKKFTHGIWHLFVLAGSIFNYFSVFFLI; the protein is encoded by the coding sequence ATGAATAACACATTAACTAGATTAGAAGAGTGGATTAATTCGATGACTCACTATTTTGGGGCTATTTTAGCTCTTATTGGTACTGGGGCTCTTTTAGTTCACTCTTTAAAAACAAATAATATTGGTTACGTTATTGGTTCTATGGTATTTTGTTTTTCATTAATATTGCTTTATACAATGTCTGGTACTTATCATATTTTATATGTTGGTAAGGTTAAAAAACTTTTTAAAATATTGGATCATTCTGCTATATATATATTGATATCTGGTTCTTACACTCCTTATTTACTTGGAGTTTTTGACGGAACTACAAAATGGGTCCTTTTCTTTATACAATGGGGAATGACTCTTTTGGGAATTATTTTTAAAATATTTTTCGTCGGTAAATTTAATTTTTTATCCACATTAATTTATCTTTTTATGGGATGGATGGTTGTATTTGTTTTTAAAGATTTAGAAGCACTTGCCTCTCCACTATCTTTAAAGTTATTAATTTGGGGTGGTATTAGTTATTCTGTTGGAACAATTTTTTATTTAATGAAAAATAAAAAATTTACTCATGGTATTTGGCATCTTTTCGTTTTAGCTGGAAGTATCTTCAATTATTTTTCAGTATTTTTCTTAATATAA
- a CDS encoding MATE family efflux transporter: MQDLSLKFEKQSTLSTILKFSIPSSLGAIIGMLCVLTDRYFIGQVAGREGMAAVALVFPYAMIINSFNFAFSGIAIIIGVKLGAKDKDGAEKILCTGFLWIFIVGIFLTLFLFTFNTPILKILGASSSNIKSAIEYTNFLIPIATFQIILGQSTLIRGIGDSVTAMGVNIFTGLFNVILDYLFILKLNMGIGGAALATLIATALSALYVIFYFYKSDVISFSRNKFSLDLKILKEIFKIGSPRFYNQLLQSSVITVTNRQAGVYGGDIATAAIGIISICRSVMNTSLQGFNQGTAAIISYTYGSKNFERVKEVLKIQLYTVISVSTILVLLMLFYTENIVSFFIKNDPSLVEFTVSAMRLNLFLMPFTALFLACNNFFQSIKESIIATRFFMLRIVILNIPLVYILGYFFKEVGVWLAFPISDTTVAIVMLFLTIKKIRKI, translated from the coding sequence TTGCAAGATTTAAGCTTAAAATTTGAAAAACAAAGCACATTGAGTACTATCTTAAAATTTAGTATTCCATCTTCTTTGGGAGCTATTATAGGTATGCTTTGTGTATTAACAGATCGATACTTTATCGGTCAAGTTGCCGGAAGAGAGGGTATGGCTGCAGTTGCCCTCGTTTTTCCATATGCCATGATTATAAATAGTTTTAACTTTGCATTTTCAGGAATAGCTATTATCATAGGAGTTAAACTTGGTGCCAAAGATAAAGATGGAGCTGAAAAAATATTATGTACTGGTTTTTTATGGATATTTATTGTAGGAATTTTTTTAACACTATTTCTCTTTACTTTTAATACTCCTATTTTAAAAATCTTAGGAGCTAGCTCTTCTAATATAAAATCAGCAATAGAATATACAAATTTTTTAATTCCTATTGCTACTTTCCAAATTATTTTAGGACAAAGTACATTAATTAGAGGTATCGGAGATTCTGTTACTGCCATGGGAGTTAATATTTTCACAGGACTTTTCAATGTTATTTTAGATTATTTATTTATTCTTAAACTTAACATGGGAATTGGAGGAGCTGCATTGGCCACACTTATCGCTACTGCTCTCAGTGCTCTTTATGTAATTTTTTATTTTTATAAGTCTGATGTAATTTCTTTTTCAAGAAATAAATTTTCACTTGATTTAAAAATCTTAAAAGAGATTTTCAAAATTGGAAGTCCTAGATTTTATAATCAACTTTTGCAATCTTCAGTTATAACTGTTACTAATAGACAAGCAGGAGTATATGGTGGTGATATAGCTACCGCTGCCATTGGAATTATATCTATCTGTAGAAGTGTTATGAATACCAGTTTACAAGGATTTAATCAGGGAACAGCCGCTATTATATCCTATACATACGGTTCTAAAAATTTTGAAAGAGTTAAAGAAGTTTTGAAAATTCAACTTTATACAGTTATAAGTGTATCAACTATTTTAGTTCTTCTTATGCTTTTTTATACTGAAAATATTGTCTCATTTTTTATAAAAAATGATCCCTCTCTTGTTGAATTTACTGTTTCAGCAATGAGACTAAATCTTTTCTTAATGCCTTTTACAGCTTTATTTTTAGCCTGTAATAATTTTTTTCAATCTATAAAAGAAAGTATTATTGCTACAAGGTTCTTCATGCTTAGAATTGTTATTTTAAATATTCCTTTAGTATATATTTTAGGTTATTTTTTCAAAGAAGTTGGTGTTTGGTTAGCTTTTCCTATATCGGATACAACCGTTGCTATAGTTATGCTTTTTTTAACAATAAAAAAAATAAGAAAGATATGA
- a CDS encoding aldo/keto reductase yields the protein MYLLNNGLKIPKVGFGTWKATDKEQCKNAVRIALETGYRHIDTAAIYGNEDAVGEGIAEFLKNSNVSREDLFIVTKVWNTQQGYETTLKAYDESLKKLGLDYIDMYLIHWPQPKDLDRTWETWRALETLYKAGRVKAIGVCNMKKHHLKYILDNFEIVPVINQIELHPYLQQRDLRKFCEENEILVEAWSPLMQGALDHEGLKKVAEKNKKTVAQVILKWHLQNNILPLPKSVTPSRIKENFDLDFTLDKEDIDYINSLNKDERLGPDPDEITF from the coding sequence ATGTATTTATTAAATAATGGTCTTAAAATTCCAAAGGTGGGATTTGGAACTTGGAAAGCAACAGATAAGGAACAATGTAAAAATGCAGTGAGAATAGCTTTAGAAACAGGTTATAGACACATTGATACAGCAGCTATTTATGGTAATGAAGATGCAGTAGGCGAGGGGATAGCTGAGTTTTTAAAAAATAGTAATGTTTCAAGAGAGGATTTATTTATTGTAACTAAAGTTTGGAATACCCAGCAAGGATATGAAACAACTTTAAAAGCTTATGATGAATCTTTAAAAAAATTAGGATTAGATTATATTGATATGTATTTAATTCACTGGCCACAACCTAAAGATTTAGATAGAACTTGGGAAACGTGGAGAGCTTTAGAAACTCTTTATAAAGCTGGAAGAGTTAAAGCTATTGGTGTTTGTAATATGAAGAAACACCATCTAAAATATATTTTAGATAATTTTGAAATAGTACCAGTTATAAATCAAATAGAATTACATCCATATTTACAACAAAGAGATTTAAGAAAGTTTTGTGAAGAGAATGAGATTTTAGTAGAAGCTTGGAGTCCATTGATGCAAGGGGCTTTAGATCATGAAGGGTTAAAAAAAGTTGCTGAAAAAAATAAAAAAACAGTAGCTCAAGTTATTTTAAAATGGCATTTACAAAATAATATATTACCTTTACCAAAGTCTGTAACACCATCAAGAATAAAGGAAAATTTTGATTTGGATTTTACTTTAGATAAAGAGGATATAGATTATATAAATTCTTTAAATAAAGATGAAAGACTAGGTCCTGATCCAGATGAAATAACATTTTAA
- a CDS encoding class I SAM-dependent rRNA methyltransferase, which yields MIKKGCEKLSKIFIKKDRERMWQSGHPWMYSGAVEKIEGKPEAGSVIEVYNWKKEFIGYAHYNKNSKIMLRMLEKDINKKIDLNWYCEKVKEAYTLRTIININSNAYRLIHSESDSLPGVIVDRFGDYLIVQAATLGMEKDKNLLVEALKKEIPNIKGIYEKSEGDGRKLEGLPEVSGVIFGEVPDEIEIYEGKAKFTIDLKGQKTGFYSDQRDNRILMGSLSKEKDFLDVCSYTGGFSLHAMVNGANSSTLIDVSEDVLNVAKKNLKGFENVEFIKGNIFNVLRDLVKEGRQWDVVNLDPPKLAPNRRDLDKALKAYKDIILNGIKLTKKGGLLSIYSCSGAVTSADLRMALAYAVKDAGVKAVIINQLHQSPCHPISVAVPETEYLKGFLIRII from the coding sequence ATGATAAAAAAAGGATGTGAAAAATTGAGTAAAATTTTTATAAAAAAAGATAGAGAAAGAATGTGGCAAAGTGGTCATCCTTGGATGTATTCTGGAGCAGTAGAGAAAATAGAAGGAAAGCCAGAGGCTGGTTCAGTAATAGAAGTATATAATTGGAAAAAAGAATTTATAGGATATGCACACTATAATAAGAATTCTAAAATAATGCTTCGTATGCTTGAAAAAGATATCAATAAAAAAATAGATTTAAATTGGTATTGTGAAAAAGTAAAAGAAGCTTATACTTTAAGAACAATTATAAATATTAACAGTAATGCATATAGATTAATTCACAGTGAATCAGACTCTTTACCAGGTGTTATAGTAGATCGTTTTGGTGACTACTTAATAGTTCAAGCAGCAACTTTAGGAATGGAAAAAGATAAAAATCTTTTAGTTGAGGCTTTAAAAAAAGAGATTCCAAATATAAAAGGGATATATGAAAAAAGTGAAGGAGATGGAAGAAAGTTAGAAGGTCTTCCAGAAGTTTCTGGAGTAATTTTTGGAGAAGTACCTGATGAAATTGAAATTTATGAAGGGAAGGCAAAATTTACAATAGATTTAAAAGGACAGAAAACAGGATTTTACTCAGATCAAAGAGATAATAGAATTTTAATGGGATCTTTATCAAAAGAAAAAGATTTCTTAGATGTTTGTAGTTATACAGGAGGATTTTCACTTCATGCAATGGTAAACGGTGCAAACTCATCTACTTTAATTGATGTAAGTGAAGATGTTTTAAATGTTGCAAAGAAAAATTTAAAAGGCTTTGAAAATGTAGAGTTTATAAAAGGAAATATATTCAACGTATTAAGAGACTTAGTTAAAGAAGGGCGTCAATGGGATGTTGTAAATTTAGATCCACCAAAGTTAGCACCTAATAGAAGAGATTTAGATAAAGCTTTAAAAGCATACAAAGATATAATTTTAAACGGAATTAAATTAACAAAAAAAGGAGGATTACTTTCTATTTATAGTTGCAGTGGAGCGGTAACAAGCGCAGATTTAAGAATGGCCTTAGCTTATGCTGTAAAAGATGCTGGAGTAAAAGCTGTAATTATAAATCAACTTCATCAAAGTCCATGTCATCCAATTTCGGTGGCTGTTCCTGAAACAGAATATTTAAAAGGGTTTTTAATAAGAATAATATAA
- a CDS encoding potassium/proton antiporter has translation MGIEILVAGVIILISLFSIRISKKLEIPLLIMFLLIGMLAGSEGVGKIYFDNALVAQNIGTIALMFIIFSGGLETKKEDVKKSIYPSGLLATLGVLLTAILSGIAVYYLTDFTLKEALLFSAMVSSTDAAAVMSILGDSKLKKDIKSVVDIESGSNDPMAYALILFLLSFFKMDGNTSIVGGIIFLLKQIVLGGVIGYLFGLITLPLAKYIKIVREEFLTIHLIAILFICFGLATVLNGNGFLAIYISAIMIGNQKFNYKLNSIRNMRLITWFMQIGMFVMLGLLVFPTQLLSYILIGSLLSIIMIIIIRILVVYSLLWPFKFTSKEKFFISWAGLKGAVPIIFATMAITEGLPNAQSMFNLTFYIVVFSVLIQGMTLKYVGKKLNLFEDNSEQDNLIEVEELEELALKKMILDENSEYINKLIRELELPKGMLIVSIKRDSSYITPKGEVKLLLGDIILFSQN, from the coding sequence ATGGGGATTGAGATATTAGTTGCAGGGGTTATTATACTAATAAGTTTATTTTCAATAAGAATTTCTAAAAAATTAGAAATACCATTGCTAATAATGTTTTTATTGATTGGAATGTTGGCAGGATCGGAAGGTGTAGGAAAAATATATTTTGATAACGCATTAGTAGCGCAAAATATAGGTACAATTGCCTTGATGTTTATAATATTTTCAGGTGGATTGGAAACAAAAAAAGAAGATGTAAAAAAATCTATTTATCCAAGTGGACTTTTAGCAACACTAGGAGTTCTTTTAACAGCTATTTTATCTGGAATAGCCGTATATTATTTAACAGATTTTACCTTAAAAGAAGCTTTACTATTTAGTGCGATGGTATCATCAACAGATGCAGCAGCGGTAATGTCTATATTGGGTGATTCAAAACTAAAAAAAGATATTAAATCAGTTGTAGATATTGAATCTGGAAGTAATGATCCTATGGCGTATGCATTAATTCTTTTTTTACTTTCATTTTTTAAAATGGATGGAAATACATCTATTGTTGGAGGAATAATATTTCTTCTAAAACAAATAGTTTTAGGAGGGGTAATAGGTTATTTATTTGGACTAATTACTTTACCTTTGGCAAAATATATAAAAATTGTAAGAGAAGAATTTTTGACAATTCATCTAATAGCGATACTTTTTATTTGTTTTGGATTAGCCACAGTTTTAAATGGAAATGGATTTTTAGCAATATATATATCGGCAATAATGATAGGAAATCAAAAGTTTAATTATAAATTAAACTCAATTAGAAATATGAGACTTATAACTTGGTTTATGCAAATTGGAATGTTTGTGATGTTAGGTCTTTTAGTTTTTCCAACACAATTACTAAGTTATATATTAATAGGAAGTCTACTATCTATTATTATGATAATAATAATTAGAATTTTAGTTGTTTATAGTCTTTTATGGCCTTTTAAATTTACATCTAAGGAAAAGTTTTTTATCTCTTGGGCGGGATTAAAAGGAGCTGTTCCAATTATTTTTGCAACAATGGCTATAACAGAAGGTCTTCCAAATGCTCAAAGTATGTTTAATTTAACTTTTTATATTGTTGTATTTTCGGTTTTAATTCAAGGGATGACTTTAAAATATGTTGGAAAAAAATTGAATTTATTTGAAGATAATTCAGAACAAGATAATTTAATTGAAGTTGAAGAGTTAGAAGAGTTAGCTCTGAAAAAAATGATACTAGATGAAAATTCAGAATATATAAATAAGTTGATTAGAGAATTAGAGTTACCAAAAGGGATGCTTATTGTTTCAATAAAAAGAGATTCGAGTTATATAACACCTAAAGGAGAGGTAAAGCTTTTGTTAGGGGATATAATTTTATTTTCACAAAATTAA
- a CDS encoding glutaredoxin domain-containing protein, with translation MRIMLFTTPTCQYCGPAKELLADTEGVEIINAMENQELAAMYGIRSVPCLIVEKCSGTKSFIGLDQIAKFVDENGHSSGGCGCSCGH, from the coding sequence ATGAGAATTATGTTATTTACAACACCAACGTGTCAATACTGCGGACCAGCAAAGGAATTATTAGCAGATACAGAAGGTGTAGAAATTATAAACGCTATGGAAAATCAAGAATTAGCAGCAATGTATGGAATTAGATCTGTACCATGTTTAATTGTAGAAAAATGTAGTGGAACAAAATCATTTATAGGATTAGATCAAATAGCAAAATTTGTTGACGAAAATGGGCATTCATCAGGTGGATGTGGATGTAGCTGCGGTCATTAA
- the pgl gene encoding 6-phosphogluconolactonase, which translates to MKLIKVSKKSDLFKKAIDIFKETTYGKDIVNIAFSGGRTPKEFFTKLSKEDIDWDKINIFLVDERFVPLDSSHSNYNLLKKNLLDKIDIPEKNIHKIEILKTPLDSKIDYEKKLIKYFKGNIKFDAIYLGIGEDGHTGSIFTLDDVEIAEPTLITESANHPHKRITLSMNVINQADKKILIATKEKNIILQNLSLKSPAYFIDNPIILLEYEKENS; encoded by the coding sequence ATGAAATTAATAAAAGTTTCTAAAAAAAGTGATTTATTTAAAAAAGCTATAGATATTTTTAAAGAAACAACTTATGGAAAAGATATCGTAAATATAGCATTTTCGGGTGGGAGAACTCCGAAAGAATTTTTTACAAAATTATCAAAAGAAGATATTGATTGGGATAAAATAAATATTTTTCTAGTTGATGAAAGATTTGTTCCTTTAGATAGCAGCCATAGTAATTATAACCTTTTAAAAAAGAATCTTTTAGATAAAATTGACATTCCTGAAAAAAATATTCATAAAATTGAAATTTTAAAAACACCATTGGACTCAAAAATAGATTATGAAAAAAAATTAATAAAATACTTTAAGGGTAATATAAAATTTGATGCTATTTATTTGGGAATTGGAGAAGATGGTCATACGGGATCAATATTTACATTGGATGATGTTGAGATAGCAGAGCCAACTTTAATAACTGAAAGTGCAAATCATCCACATAAAAGAATAACTTTAAGTATGAATGTAATAAACCAAGCAGATAAAAAAATATTAATAGCAACTAAAGAAAAAAATATTATATTACAAAATCTTTCTTTAAAAAGTCCAGCTTACTTTATAGATAATCCAATCATTTTACTAGAATACGAGAAAGAAAATTCTTGA
- the ppk1 gene encoding polyphosphate kinase 1: MSYTGKDFYNRELSWIEFNKRVLSEAEGVDNPLLEKLKFLAIVSSNFDEFFKVRVAGLKAQEESNLELRDIAGLLPKEQLSLMKKEVIKVIEKQYKLYPEIMSKIKIEGNINIKNYSELMGKELRFIENYYNETLFPILTPMAIDTFRPFPHLNSGAINLILNVKEKDGVSFAIVEIPRVVNRLIKLPGGNNFILLEEVIKNNLNKLFNGYEILDIGYFRITRDEDLGIEENSEAEDLLSEIEKEVKNRKWGNPVRVEYIKGVSKKSLEFLKEQIELEEESFYAVLGPLDLTFLWGIVDVEGVDNLKFPKNVPKYYKEFSGENIFKVLSKKNILLRHPFESFEHVTEMVKVSSQDPKVLAIKQTLYRVSGDSPIIKYLKKAAENGKQVTVLVELKARFDEERNVKWARELEEAGCHVIYGLSGLKTHAKCLLIIRKEDDGIKRYIHLGTGNYNDSTAKLYVDYSFFTKDEEMGIDASYLFNKLTGFSKIDDWKKLIVAPTHLRYNLYKFIDREIENVSKGGIGKIIIKVNGLTDQGIIEKLYDASKAGVEIVLIVRGACCLKSNIEGLSENIKVYSLVGRFLEHDRIYYFENNGDEELYLGSADCMTRNLDGRVETIFPLENKDDRKKVTQLLKDILKDNVKLRIQNKNGSYSLISNKSKKAELKFNYQEYYREKVNE, translated from the coding sequence ATGAGTTATACGGGGAAAGATTTTTACAATAGGGAGTTAAGTTGGATAGAGTTTAATAAAAGAGTTTTATCAGAAGCAGAAGGTGTGGATAATCCTTTGTTAGAGAAACTAAAATTCTTAGCCATAGTTAGTTCAAATTTCGATGAATTTTTTAAAGTTAGAGTAGCTGGATTAAAAGCTCAGGAAGAATCAAATTTAGAATTAAGAGATATAGCGGGATTGCTTCCAAAAGAACAATTGAGTTTAATGAAAAAAGAAGTTATAAAAGTTATTGAGAAACAATATAAACTTTATCCAGAGATTATGAGTAAGATAAAAATAGAAGGAAATATAAATATAAAAAATTATTCTGAATTAATGGGAAAAGAATTAAGATTTATTGAAAATTATTATAATGAAACTTTATTTCCTATTTTAACACCAATGGCTATAGATACTTTTAGACCATTTCCACACTTAAATAGTGGAGCAATAAATTTAATACTGAATGTAAAAGAAAAAGATGGGGTATCTTTTGCTATTGTAGAGATTCCAAGAGTAGTAAATAGATTGATAAAATTACCAGGAGGAAATAATTTTATTCTCTTGGAAGAAGTTATAAAAAATAATTTAAATAAATTATTTAATGGATATGAAATTTTAGATATAGGTTATTTTAGAATAACTAGAGATGAGGATTTAGGAATAGAGGAAAATAGTGAAGCAGAAGATCTTTTATCTGAAATAGAAAAAGAAGTAAAAAATAGAAAATGGGGAAATCCTGTTAGAGTAGAATATATAAAAGGAGTTTCAAAAAAAAGTTTAGAATTTTTAAAAGAGCAGATTGAATTAGAGGAGGAAAGTTTTTATGCAGTTTTAGGACCTTTAGATTTAACTTTTCTATGGGGAATTGTTGATGTTGAAGGTGTTGATAATTTAAAATTTCCTAAAAATGTACCTAAATATTATAAAGAATTTTCAGGAGAAAATATATTTAAAGTTTTATCTAAAAAAAATATACTATTAAGACATCCTTTTGAAAGTTTTGAACATGTTACTGAAATGGTAAAAGTATCATCTCAAGATCCTAAAGTTTTAGCAATAAAACAAACATTATATAGGGTAAGTGGAGATTCACCAATAATAAAATATTTAAAAAAGGCAGCAGAAAATGGAAAACAAGTAACTGTTTTAGTTGAGTTAAAAGCTAGATTTGATGAAGAGAGAAATGTAAAATGGGCAAGAGAACTAGAAGAAGCTGGTTGTCATGTGATTTACGGATTAAGCGGACTAAAAACTCATGCAAAATGTCTTTTAATAATTAGAAAAGAAGACGATGGAATAAAAAGGTATATTCATTTAGGAACTGGAAATTATAATGATTCTACAGCTAAACTATACGTGGATTATTCATTTTTTACAAAAGACGAAGAGATGGGAATTGATGCTAGTTATTTATTTAATAAATTAACAGGATTTTCAAAAATAGATGATTGGAAAAAGTTAATAGTAGCACCAACGCATTTAAGATATAATTTATATAAATTTATTGATAGAGAAATAGAAAATGTTTCTAAAGGCGGAATAGGAAAAATAATAATAAAAGTAAATGGTTTAACTGATCAAGGAATAATTGAAAAACTATACGACGCATCAAAAGCTGGAGTTGAAATAGTTTTAATAGTGAGAGGAGCTTGTTGTTTAAAAAGTAATATAGAAGGATTAAGTGAAAATATAAAAGTCTATAGTTTAGTAGGAAGATTTTTAGAGCATGATAGAATATATTATTTTGAAAATAATGGTGATGAAGAACTATACTTAGGAAGTGCCGATTGTATGACAAGAAATTTAGATGGAAGAGTAGAAACTATTTTTCCTTTAGAGAATAAAGATGATAGAAAAAAAGTAACACAATTATTAAAAGATATTTTAAAAGATAATGTAAAGTTAAGAATCCAAAATAAAAATGGAAGCTATTCATTAATTTCAAATAAAAGTAAAAAAGCAGAACTGAAATTTAATTATCAAGAATACTATCGCGAAAAAGTTAATGAATAA